In Gemmatimonadaceae bacterium, the genomic window CTGCGTCCCGCCGAAGCTCATCGCCGTCACGCCCTGCGCATCGTCGGCGATGCGGAAGGTCTCGTAGCCGCCCAGCGAGGTCTGCGGGAAGAGGCTGGGGAACACCGCCGGCCCGGTCGGCGCCGCGGCTGCCGTGCCCACGATGACGGCCTCGATCCGGTTGTCGCGGCCACTGCGGAGTGACACCGTCATGCTGGAGCCGGCCGTGCAGGTGGCTGCGGCCGAGACACGGTCGATCACCGCATAGACCGGCACGACCGGCGCCGGCGTGCCGCCGCCCTTCCCGCCACCGCCACCACCACCACCACCGCCACCCGATCCGCCCTTCAGCGAGACCGGCTCGAGCGGCGATGACGAGGAGTCGGTGCAGGCGGTGGCGGTGCTCGCGAGGACGAGGAGGGCGAGGGCGGCGCGGACGGAGAGCTTCATGGTGACTCCAGAGTGGGATCGGTTCGGCGCACCGGTCGGCACGCCACGCCCCCCACCTGAGCACGAACGGTTCCCACCGGCACGGATCACACAAGTGCTTGCCGGACAATGACTTGGACAACTCCGTTCACCACCGGAGCCGGGCCGGGCTGTAACGTGCCGATACAGCGCGTATCGCGGCGGTATGCGGTGGCGATCGTGGAGCGAGGGGCTGCACGGCGTTCAAGATCCCCGTCCCCTCGAACTCGAGATCCCCGTCCCCTTGAACGCGAGATCCCCGGCCCGTTGAACTCAAGATCCCCGTCCCCTTGAACTCGAGATCCCCGTCCCCTTGAACTCAAGATCCCCGTCCCCTTGAACCGCTTTCCGTTCAAGATCCCCGTCCCCTTGAACGGCCGGTGCGACTCAGCCGCCGCTCGGTGAGATCGGGCCGGCCGCCCGCGCCCGGGTCGCCACCGCAGCGGCGATCTCGTCCAGCGCCGCGGGGTCGTCGATCGTCGGCGGCATCGTCCACGCCTCGCCATCCGCGATGGCCCGCATCGTCTTGCGCAGCACCTTCCCCGACCGGGTCTTCGGCAGCCGCGACACCACCAGCGCCTGCCGGAAGTTCGCCACCGGCCCCACCTGCGAGCGCACCAGCTGCACCAGCTCGTCCACGATCGCGGCATGCGGGCGGCTCACCCCCGACTTCAACACCACGAAGCCCAGCGGCAGTTGCGTCTTGAGCGGGTCCTTCACCCCCACCACCGCACATTCGGCCACGTCGGGGTGGCTGGCCAGCGCCTGCTCCATCGACCCCGTGGAGAGGTTGTGCCCCGCCACGATGATGATGTCGTCCACCCGCCCCATGATGAACAGGTAGCCGTCCTCGTCGGTGTAGCCGCCGTCACCGGTGAGGTAGTAGCCGGGATACTTCGCCAGGTACGTCTCGATGTAGCGCGCATCGTTGCGCCACAGCGTCGGCAGCGTGCCGGGGGGCAGCGGCAGGCGGATCGCGACCGCGCCCTCCTTGTTGGCGGGGAGCTGCGCGCCGTCCTCGTCGAGGATCTCCACCACGTACCCCGGCACCGGCATGGTCGGCGAGCCGGGCTTCACCGGGAACATGCCGAGCCCGATGCAGTTGGCGGCTACCGCCCAGCCGGTCTCCGTCTGCCACCAGTGATCGATCACCGGGCGCTGGAGCAGGGCCCGGGCCCAGTGGTACGTGTCGGGATCGAGGCGTTCGCCAGCGAGGAACAAGGCGCGGAAGCGCGAGAGATCGTACTTCCCGTGCAGCGCCCCGGTCGGATCCTCGCGTTTGATCGCGCGGAACGCCGTCGGGGCCGTGAACAGCACCCGCACGTCGTGCTCCTCGATCACACGCCAGAACTCGCCGGCATCCGGCGTGCCGACCGGCTTGCCCTCGTGCACCACCGTGGTGCAGCCGGCCAGCAGCGGCGCGTACACGATGTACGAGTGGCCCACCGCCCAGCCGAAGTCACTGGCCGACCAGAACACCTCGCCCGGTTCCACGCCATACACGTGCTTCATGGACCAGAGCAGCGCGACGGCGTGACCGCCGTTGTCGCGGACCACGCCCTTGGGACTGCCGGTCGTCCCCGAGGTGTACAGGATGTAGAGCGGATCGGTGGCCTGCACCGGCACGCAGGGCACCGGTGCTGCGGCGGCCTCCGCCTCGCGCCAGTCCAGGTCACGCCCAGGCGTCAGCGTGCACGGGTGCACCGAGCGCTGCAGCACCACGCAGGCGGCCGGGACATGGGTGGCGAGGGTGAGCGCCTCGTCCAGCAGCGGCTTGTACGGCACGACGCGCTGCACCTCGATGCCGCAGCTGGCGGTGAGCACCACCTTCGGCTGCGCGTCATCGATGCGCACCGCCAGCTCCTGCGGCGCGAAGCCGCCGAACACCACGGAGTGCACCGCCCCGATGCGCGCGCAGGCGTACATGCCGATCAGCGTCTCCGGCACCATCGGCATGTAGATCACCACCCGGTCGCCCCGGGCCACGCCCAGCGACTGCAGCACGCCGGCGAACCGCGCCACCTCGTCGCGCAGCTCGCGATAGCTGATCGTGCGCTGCTGCTGCGTGACGGGGCTGTCCCAGATCACGGCCGCCTGCGCGCCGCGACCGTCGTTCACGTGCCGGTCGATGGCGTTGAAGCAGGTGTTCAGTTCCCCGCCGCGGAACCAGCGGTACAGCGGGGCGGCGCTGTCGTCCAGCACGCGATCCCAGGGGCGGTCCCAGTGCAGCGCAGATGCGGCCTCGGCCCAGAATCCCTCGGGATCGCTGATGGACCTGGCATAGGCGCTGACGTACGGAGTGGTCACGGGCAGCGGGCGAGATGTGGACACGCAGCCGGGCGCGGCGGCCCGTCGTGTGCATGCGCCAACTTCGCGTCCGCGGCAGACGCTGTCGAGGGTGGCGGAACATGTGGGCGGCACCGTGCTGTAGAAGTTGGTTCACCGCCCGCACGTCCGCGGCACATCGCAGCACATCCGCAGCACACCGGCACCAGAGAGCCCATGCGCATCCAGTCCGTGCTCGTCGCCGGTGTCACGCTCGTGTCTGGTCTCGCCGCGTGCGGACCGGCTGGATCGCTTCGCGGGTTGCGGTCCGAGCCGCGCAGCGCGCACGAGCGGTACGCGCGGTCGCTGCGCGACGCGGGACTGGACTCCACTGCGATGGGACGCGAGTGGCTGGCGGCCGGCGACAGTGCGCTGCGTTCGCCGTACCAGGTCACGCTGCCGAGGCGTGAGATCGGGGTCTATTCGCGTGACGAGGCGCGTGCGGTGGCCTACAGCTTTCCGCTGCGGGCCGGCGAACGGCTGCGCGTCGAGTTGCGGGCGGAGGGAGAGGCGTCGCGGCTCTACCTCGACCTGTTCGAGGTCGGCACGGACTCGCTCCGCCCCTTCGACCATCTCGCGTCGGCGGGGCCGGCCACACCCGCCGACAGCGCGGCGCCGGCCCTCACGCTCGACGTCGAGGCGCCGCGCACCGGCATGTTCGCGCTCCGGCTGCAGCCGGAACTGCTGCGCCGCGGCCGCTTCGAGCTCTCCTTCCGCGTGGAGCCGACGCTGGCCTTTCCCGTCTCGGGGCGCTCGAACGCTGCCATCCAGAGCCTGTTCGGGGTGGACCGCGACGGCGGCCGCCGCGCGCACCACGGCATCGACATCTTTGCGCCGCGCGGCACGCCGGCGCTGGCGGGCGCGGACGGCGTCGTGCGCAGCATCGACCCGAATCCGCTCGGCGGCAACGTGGTCTGGCTGGCTGACGAACGCCGGAGCCAGGTGCTGTACTACGCCCATCTCGACCGGCACAACGTGGTTGCGGGCCAACGGGTGCGCCGCGGCGACACCGTCGGATTCGTGGGCAACACCGGGAACGCGCGAACCACCCCGCCGCACCTGCACTTCGGCATCTACCGCCGCCCGGAGGGTCCGATCGACCCGCTCCCGTTCGTCTGGGAAGTGCGCGATGCGGCGCTGGCCGTCACCGCCGATACGGCCCTGCTCGGACGACGGGCGACGCTGCGCCGCGGCGCGCCGTCGCGGTTCGCGCTGACCCCCGGCGGCGGGACCGCCGCCACCGGCGCACTCCGGCCCGCCGACAGCCTCCGGGTCATGGGCGCGGCGGCCGGCACCTACCGCGTGCAGCTCGACGACGGGCGCTCCGGGTACCTGCCGGCCGGGAGTGTGCGCGCGGCGCAGTGACGCACGGCCGGCAACGCTGCCCGCGCCGCGGGCGTAGGTGGAGGAGAGCCATCGAGGCCGGAACGCACGCCGGTAAGTTCAGGTGACGGCTACGTGACACCCTTCACCACGATTCATGCGGCGTCCCGCCCTCCCGACTCCCGCTCTTTTCCGTGCGACGGTGCTCATTGCCGTCGCACTTGCTGCCTCTGGATGCGCCACGGCCCCACCGGCGACGGTCGGCGGCGTGGCGGCGACCAGCCCGTCGCCGGCCCGTGCGTGGGCCCCGGCACCCCGGGCCGGCGAACGGCTCAGCGCCGGCGAAGTCGCCCTCTCGACCCACGGTGCGCCACCATCGACGCCGTCCGGCCCCGGCGACCTGACCCTGGCCGACGCGGTGGACCTGGCCCTCGGCAACAGCCCCGCGACCAGGCTCACCTGGGCGCAGGCCCGGGCCGCCGCGGCCGCATACGGCTCCGCCAACGGCCGGTTCTTCCCCACCATCACGGCTGACGTCACCGGCGGCCCCGCACGCGCCATCTCGGCCAACCCGGCCCGCTTGCCCGCCGATCGCCGCACGCTCGTGCCGTCCGTCTCGCTGCAATACCTGCTCTTCGACTTCGGCGGGCGCACCGGCACCTCGCGCGCGGCACGCGAGGCCCTCTTCGCCGCCGACTTCGCGCACAATGCCAACCTGCAGGCCGTCATGCTGCAGACACAGCAGGCGTACTTCGCACACCAGGCGGCCACCGGCGTGCTGGCGGCCGCACAGGCCACGGTCACCACCGCGCGCCGCAACCTCGAGGCGGCAGACCGTCGGCACGAGGTGGGCCTGGCGACCATCGCCGACGTCCTCCAGGCGCGCACCGCACTGGCACAGGCGGAGCTCACCGCACAGGGTGCCGACGGCGCACTGCAGGCCGCCCGCGCCACCCTCGCGCTGGCGATGGGCATCGAGGCCAACCGGCCGTTCACGGTGCGCGCCGACAGCACCGAGCTCCCCATCCGCCCGCTGGCGGAGAGCGTGGACTCGCTCATCGCGCGCGCAGAACGGGATCGTCCCGACCTCGCGGCCGCGCGTGCCCTGGTGCGCCAGGGTGAGGCGCAGGTGACGGTGGCCCGCTCGGCGCTGCGGCCGACGCTCACGATGGGCAGCACGGCGGGCCGCAACTTCGCCAACGTCGCCACCCTCGAGGGCCAGACCTACGCCCTCACGCTCGGCCTGCAGATCCCGATCTTCAGCGGCAACGCCCGACAGTACGACGTGGTCACTGCACGCGAGAACGCCGCCGCCGCCGCCGCGCGCGCCGAGTTGTCGCGGGTCCTGGCGGCGGCGCAGGTCTACACCGCGTACCACGCGCTGCGAACGGCTGCGCTGCGCGTGACCACGTCGCAGGCGCTGCTGGCCACGGCCACGCAATCCGAGCAGGTGGCGCGCGGGCGCTACGCCGAGGGGGTCGGCAACATCCTCGACGTGCTGCTGGCGCAGAATGCGCTCGCCGATGCGCGGGCGCAGGCCGTGAC contains:
- a CDS encoding M23 family metallopeptidase, with protein sequence MRIQSVLVAGVTLVSGLAACGPAGSLRGLRSEPRSAHERYARSLRDAGLDSTAMGREWLAAGDSALRSPYQVTLPRREIGVYSRDEARAVAYSFPLRAGERLRVELRAEGEASRLYLDLFEVGTDSLRPFDHLASAGPATPADSAAPALTLDVEAPRTGMFALRLQPELLRRGRFELSFRVEPTLAFPVSGRSNAAIQSLFGVDRDGGRRAHHGIDIFAPRGTPALAGADGVVRSIDPNPLGGNVVWLADERRSQVLYYAHLDRHNVVAGQRVRRGDTVGFVGNTGNARTTPPHLHFGIYRRPEGPIDPLPFVWEVRDAALAVTADTALLGRRATLRRGAPSRFALTPGGGTAATGALRPADSLRVMGAAAGTYRVQLDDGRSGYLPAGSVRAAQ
- a CDS encoding TolC family protein → MAATSPSPARAWAPAPRAGERLSAGEVALSTHGAPPSTPSGPGDLTLADAVDLALGNSPATRLTWAQARAAAAAYGSANGRFFPTITADVTGGPARAISANPARLPADRRTLVPSVSLQYLLFDFGGRTGTSRAAREALFAADFAHNANLQAVMLQTQQAYFAHQAATGVLAAAQATVTTARRNLEAADRRHEVGLATIADVLQARTALAQAELTAQGADGALQAARATLALAMGIEANRPFTVRADSTELPIRPLAESVDSLIARAERDRPDLAAARALVRQGEAQVTVARSALRPTLTMGSTAGRNFANVATLEGQTYALTLGLQIPIFSGNARQYDVVTARENAAAAAARAELSRVLAAAQVYTAYHALRTAALRVTTSQALLATATQSEQVARGRYAEGVGNILDVLLAQNALADARAQAVTARWTWFSALAQLARDAGALTPAGPAGFRFSQDSTGGTPR
- a CDS encoding propionyl-CoA synthetase, translating into MPVTTPYVSAYARSISDPEGFWAEAASALHWDRPWDRVLDDSAAPLYRWFRGGELNTCFNAIDRHVNDGRGAQAAVIWDSPVTQQQRTISYRELRDEVARFAGVLQSLGVARGDRVVIYMPMVPETLIGMYACARIGAVHSVVFGGFAPQELAVRIDDAQPKVVLTASCGIEVQRVVPYKPLLDEALTLATHVPAACVVLQRSVHPCTLTPGRDLDWREAEAAAAPVPCVPVQATDPLYILYTSGTTGSPKGVVRDNGGHAVALLWSMKHVYGVEPGEVFWSASDFGWAVGHSYIVYAPLLAGCTTVVHEGKPVGTPDAGEFWRVIEEHDVRVLFTAPTAFRAIKREDPTGALHGKYDLSRFRALFLAGERLDPDTYHWARALLQRPVIDHWWQTETGWAVAANCIGLGMFPVKPGSPTMPVPGYVVEILDEDGAQLPANKEGAVAIRLPLPPGTLPTLWRNDARYIETYLAKYPGYYLTGDGGYTDEDGYLFIMGRVDDIIIVAGHNLSTGSMEQALASHPDVAECAVVGVKDPLKTQLPLGFVVLKSGVSRPHAAIVDELVQLVRSQVGPVANFRQALVVSRLPKTRSGKVLRKTMRAIADGEAWTMPPTIDDPAALDEIAAAVATRARAAGPISPSGG